In the genome of Anabaena cylindrica PCC 7122, the window CCTGCCCGCACCAATCATTACTGTAAATCTAAATACATTAGTAAAACCTATAATTGATATAACCAATACTTATTTTATTTATCTTTACAAAACGCAACTAAGGCTTTAATGTTGGATACAGGTAGGCAAAACCACCTATCAACATCATAAAAAAATAAAGCACTCATAAAATGACCACAACCATTCAACAGCGTTCAACCGCTAACGTCTGGGATCGCTTCTGCGAGTGGATCACCAGCACCGAAAACCGTATCTACATCGGTTGGTTCGGCGTTTTGATGATTCCTACCCTGTTAGCTGCTACCACCTGCTTCATCATCGCATTCATCGCTGCGCCTCCCGTTGACATCGACGGTATCCGTGAGCCAGTTGCAGGTTCTTTAATCTACGGAAACAACATCATCTCCGGTGCAGTTGTTCCTTCCTCCAACGCTATTGGTTTGCACTTCTACCCAATCTGGGAAGCAGCTTCCTTAGATGAGTGGTTGTACAACGGCGGTCCTTACCAATTGGTAATTTTCCACTTCTTGATCGGTTGCGCTTGCTACTTAGGTCGTCAGTGGGAATTGTCTTACCGCTTAGGTATGCGTCCTTGGATCTGTGTAGCTTACTCCGCGCCTTTGGCATCTGCTACCGCAGTATTCTTGATCTACCCAATTGGTCAAGGTTCATTCTCTGACGGTATGCCTTTAGGTATCTCTGGAACCTTCAACTTCATGATCGTGTTCCAAGCTGAACACAACATCTTGATGCACCCCTTCCATATGTTGGGAGTAGCTGGTGTATTCGGTGGTTCCTTGTTCTCTGCAATGCACGGTTCTTTGGTAACTTCCTCCTTGGTTCGTGAAACAACCGAAACCGAATCACAAAACTACGGTTACAAATTCGGTCAAGAAGAAGAAACCTACAACATCGTTGCAGCACACGGTTACTTCGGTCGCTTGATTTTCCAATACGCTTCCTTCAACAACAGCCGTTCACTTCACTTCTTCTTAGCTGCTTGGCCAGTAATCGGAATCTGGTTCACAGCTTTGGGTGTCAGCACAATGGCTTTCAACTTGAACGGTTTCAACTTCAACCAATCAATCATTGATTCTCAAGGTCGTGTAATTGGTACATGGGCTGACGTAATCAACCGCGCTAACTTGGGTATGGAAGTAATGCACGAGCGTAACGCTCACAACTTCCCCTTAGATTTGGCTGCTGGTGATGTTGCTCCTGTTGCTTTAACTGCACCTGCAATCAACGGTTAATAACTAAGATTTAGTTAAACAAAAAACACTCTCCTTAAGGGGGGTGTTTTTTGTTTGTGATGTAATTTTGATTAAGACTAT includes:
- the psbA gene encoding photosystem II q(b) protein, with protein sequence MTTTIQQRSTANVWDRFCEWITSTENRIYIGWFGVLMIPTLLAATTCFIIAFIAAPPVDIDGIREPVAGSLIYGNNIISGAVVPSSNAIGLHFYPIWEAASLDEWLYNGGPYQLVIFHFLIGCACYLGRQWELSYRLGMRPWICVAYSAPLASATAVFLIYPIGQGSFSDGMPLGISGTFNFMIVFQAEHNILMHPFHMLGVAGVFGGSLFSAMHGSLVTSSLVRETTETESQNYGYKFGQEEETYNIVAAHGYFGRLIFQYASFNNSRSLHFFLAAWPVIGIWFTALGVSTMAFNLNGFNFNQSIIDSQGRVIGTWADVINRANLGMEVMHERNAHNFPLDLAAGDVAPVALTAPAING